GCTGAGCTGGTAGCACTCTCCCATTTTGAAGGTAAAATACAATTATCCTACTTTCCTAAAATATCACATGAAGCAGTGAATTTCTCTCTGATCTACTTaatttggttaaaataaaaagcaggaacTTTGGTTCCTACTTTTATTCTTTCATGATtttgtaaaataagtattttactGCTCTAATTCTACGATAACCATAGAATTAAAAACCTTTTGGGCATATTTTCCTACTTTTGGAGAGGTAAGCGTTAGTTCATAGGCTCATGTGTGGTCCCTCTATAATCCTCAGCGCTGTTAAAGAGAAATTATTAAAATTGTCTCAAAttaagattaaaacattttcaattctGACTGTGACTCTGAAAGACTCATACAGAAAATAACAGGATGTTGGATAAATGGGAGGATGTCTCCATCTAGTGtttattgctttcttttttttggcagcaCAGCATTTTGAACATCCAAAGTtaatttgtattgcttttatcATTAAAACCATTACAATTTATACCCAATTCCTGCTTGAAAAGCAAAAgtgcaaacattttatttacattttgggaGAAACTTATCTaggcaaatgaaaaaaacatgcctGTGTAGTAAGGTATATTTCAGTAACTAGAAAGAGGAAGTAGTTTTTAATCTTCCTTACACAAGCACACTAGATACCAGCAAGCTGAAGACCAAAGATCACACTTCAGAACacagagtaaaaacaaaagtctttaCTTAACACTAGATAAAAATTGAGAAGACAAAATGACACAGATATAGGGGTGCAAACAGACTACCTCAGATAAACGACAGGGATATACCCTTTGCCCTTCTATAAAGCATGGCTAATCGTTCCTAATGATAAATAAGTTCGTATAATGCTGTTACACCGTGTCTTTCGCAAAAATAGTCGCCAAAATCAGTCaaaactgagaaatatttttttgtcaaatatgaTACAATTCCATAAttaaacaaacacttaaaaaaggatgaaaagTTCAAATTAATTCTTTGTCATTTCAAATCTCTTTGCTCTGGCAAATCTTTATCTGTATCTTCATCCATTGAGAACATGTCTTTATTCATTGACTGAAAATGTGCTGACCTCTGTAAACCATTTCCTTTCTACTTCTTTCCCCCCCATCTCCCACAGTTTGGTAAGAATCTGAGTCCCTTTGTTGGCTGTAGACAGGAGATATTTCTTGTTATCTGGGTATTTTGTTGAATTGTACCGGCCATAAACCAGAGACTGGCACAACCGACCGAGCACCAGCAGGTAGAGGCATTCCCTTTCATCATCATTGAGTATCATGATGCTCTCCCAGCCTCTTAGGATTGCTCCACCTACATCCAATGGACTGGGGTTCTCCAGCATCATGTACGCGATAGTTATTGCCAGTTCAAATACATAGCAATCTTTCATCAGGAAAGAAAAGTCAAGCACGCCTGACAGCTTATGATGACCATTGCCTACAGGTGTGACAAGGATGTTTGTGTCGTTTGTGTCTCCGTGTATTATTCctataaaaaaatagaataaactTTGTGTCATTGAATGTACTGTTGGGGAGGAACGGTACACTTATTtgaacaaatgcacatttttcatAGAGGCAATCCAGCGATTGAATTCTGATATCTGTTACCATAGTGTAGAGGTATTTGGCGCTGTTTATCTCTTTTGGACTTCTGATCAATTCAACTTAAGTGAGATTTTGTTTATACACTTAATGATAAACTTCATTGATACATTGGAAGAGGAATTGGCCACCCTTATTGGCAATAGAAATGTTGAGATAGCAAACCCCAGACTATATTCAACGTCCAAAGGGGGTCATACAAGTGTGAACCAAATGTCATGGTAATCCAACCAATAATTTAGCAATTTCAATCATAACTGCAAATTTCAACTTTCTAGTGTTACtagagaacaaaacaaatcaggAGACCAAAGACAGAAGGATTCATCTTTTGGCGATTTGTACAAAATATGACCTTACTCTGTTCAGGAGTTGTGGAGATATTTTACTACAAACCAATGTTGGGGACCAATAGAGGGACATTAATTCTCATTACAGCGGTTTTAAGGTAATGGGAAAATTGTGGTTAAAATAATGGTTAAATGGAGCACATGGACCACAGACTGCACATGCTAATGTTACGGATCCCTACAAAGGCCACACTGCTTCTTGCATTGTCACTGATCAGATAATTGGTCCTGAATTACGTTGTGGAATTGTCCAATATGGACATAATTCTTTAGGATATTGGACTGGATTAGCATGCACCCTGTTAACAATTACAGGACCACAATTTAACTAAACAGCAGAATCTTAAACAGTGAAATAGTTAACGATAGAATGCAGAACATAACACAGTAGACTCATTATATGCATTACCTTTTTGGAAACAGCTGATTTTGGGCTGCACGTGTGATTTAAACTTTTCGATGACTGCTTGGATCACTTCCTGCAGGGGATCTCCATCCATCATGGATAGGTAGCGCTCTATGAGATGGATGTTGGATAAACTCCATTGCCTATCACAATTATAGTTTAAGACATCCAGGTTTGGAGATTCCAGCTgggagaaaaatgtaaatgttttcaatattagatcttttttttatcaaaactTTTTGATCAGTCTGACTTATAAAGGACATTTACAGTTGACATAGCTAGCCTGTTTGCCAATATTTTCACTATAGCTCTACATCAACTACTGACAATATAATTGTGTCTTTAGTAGACAAAAGTTGAATAGGCATAAAATACAGTACCTTTATGTGTATTAGAAATATGTGGAAAGACAAAACGTTTACATTTCTACTTACTTGTTGCAATGTCTTGTCCATGGAAGCAATAAACCTGCCCACATGATAAAGATCTTCTACAGTGCCGGGGGATTCTGCCAAGGTTTTTCCAGGAAGATAGGTCATCAGCCTCACACAGTAGGTCTGAGCCCCATGTCCGCAGTCTAATAAGGTAAGGTGGATACACAAACAGGAACATTTTGAGTTCGGTATCATAGCATCATAACTCTTGTATTGCCTGGTTAAGAACTTGAAAGATTCACATAACACTGTATCATAATGTACAAATGGCCTTGCCTGTATTTTCTCTAAGATAATTTACACTGGGCAGAGCTATATAAGTTGGTTTCATTAAATAATgacatgtatacattttgtttaatcaaaatatattatacAACTAATATAACAACTATAGAACAATACATTTCAGATAGTTAACCTGGTTGGGCAGCCTTTGTTCGACTCAGACCTCCcttttatgacatcccattccaaattcttaggcataAATATGAAGTTGGT
This DNA window, taken from Eleginops maclovinus isolate JMC-PN-2008 ecotype Puerto Natales chromosome 9, JC_Emac_rtc_rv5, whole genome shotgun sequence, encodes the following:
- the LOC134870029 gene encoding hydroxylysine kinase-like, translating into MEKRPTLTPQQATELTLQLYGVTITEISTLPSYIDQNFLIVDTEGTNYVLKIMNSDDSKNATQLEVQTFAMSFLHQHGVPAQTALPTTTTGKLMSMEEIDCGHGAQTYCVRLMTYLPGKTLAESPGTVEDLYHVGRFIASMDKTLQQLESPNLDVLNYNCDRQWSLSNIHLIERYLSMMDGDPLQEVIQAVIEKFKSHVQPKISCFQKGIIHGDTNDTNILVTPVGNGHHKLSGVLDFSFLMKDCYVFELAITIAYMMLENPSPLDVGGAILRGWESIMILNDDERECLYLLVLGRLCQSLVYGRYNSTKYPDNKKYLLSTANKGTQILTKLWEMGGKEVERKWFTEVSTFSVNE